The following coding sequences are from one Candidatus Margulisiibacteriota bacterium window:
- a CDS encoding PaaI family thioesterase produces MNEEMKKVKEHFKNDHFATSIGVKIMDLNKGYCKAKMEIEPRHLNSVGTVQGGAMFTLADLAFAVASNAHGNVALAISTNMSFVKAVSSGTLYAEAREESINPKISTYHVKVTNENDDLIAIFQGMAYRKRDLISDFFKK; encoded by the coding sequence ATGAACGAAGAGATGAAAAAAGTAAAAGAACATTTTAAAAATGATCATTTTGCGACTTCTATTGGAGTCAAGATAATGGATTTGAACAAAGGGTACTGCAAGGCGAAAATGGAAATTGAACCACGCCATCTGAATAGCGTTGGCACCGTACAGGGAGGAGCCATGTTTACTCTGGCCGACCTGGCTTTTGCCGTAGCTTCCAACGCGCATGGCAACGTAGCCTTAGCCATCAGTACCAATATGTCATTTGTCAAAGCAGTTTCCAGCGGTACTCTCTATGCTGAGGCCAGAGAAGAATCCATTAATCCTAAAATTTCTACCTATCACGTAAAAGTAACCAATGAAAATGACGACTTGATAGCTATTTTCCAGGGTATGGCTTATAGAAAAAGGGATCTGATCAGCGATTTTTTCAAAAAATAA